The Merismopedia glauca CCAP 1448/3 DNA window TTTCCCTAGTTCCTCAACCCCAAGCTTGATCCCCTCATCTATCGCTGTTCCTCCATCCGCCTTCAGACTATTAATTTGCTTAATCACTTTAGCTGGATCGTCGATCGCTTGATTGGGGACAATCACCTTAGCCCGATGATCGAAAGCTACCACAGAAATGCGATCGCCAGGAGATAACTGCTCAATTAGCCTAGCTGCTGCTTTTTTCACTGTGTCTAGAGGTTCTCCCTTCATGGAGCCGCTATGATCGAGAATTAAGCACACATTGAGGGGTAAATTTGCTTCCCAAGCCTCAGCCACAGCCGAAATCGAAATCGCTAACTGTCGCTGATTGCTACCTTGGCTAACATCCACGTTGGCATCATTTAACGCAGCTTGTAAACCAACTTTCATGAGACAAAGCTCCTTAAAATAAATCTAGAGGTTATTTTAGAATCACGACTAACTACATAAATTGCGGAAGAAAGGTACAGAAATCCCTACTCCCAACCGCTACAGAAAAGTTACTATGTTCTAAAGATAACCCTTTGCATCATCCCTAAGCACTAAAAACTTTACCTAGCATGAGAACACCAATTCAGGCAGCCCAGTCTCAATACTATGGTGATACCTACTATCGCACTCCACCCCCAGATTTAGCCTCTTTATTACTTAAAGAACGCATTGTCTATCTGGGATTGCCCTTGGTATCCTCAGACGATCTGAAGCGTCAACTTGGGGTTGATGTCACTAAACTAATTATTTCTCAATTACTCTACTTACAGTTTGACGATCCAGAAAAACCAATTTACTTCTATATCAACTCTACAGGGACTTCTTGGTATAGTGGCGAGGCTATAGGTTTTGAAACCGAAGCCTTTGCTATTTGTGACACCATGAATTACATCAAACCACCAGTACATACTATCTGTATTGGTCAAGCAATGGGAACCGCAGCGATGATTCTCTCCGGCGGTGCTAAGGGTTGTCGTGCTAGTTTACCTCACGCCACCATAGTTCTCAACCAACCAATTTCGGGCATGGGACGTTCTCAAGCCACAGATATTCAAATTCGGGCTAAAGAAGTTCTAGCAAATAAAGCGGCTATTATGGAGATATTCTCGAAAAATACAGGACAACCAGTAGCAAAAATTGCCAAAGATACAGATCGCACCTTCTACATGACTCCTGAAGAAGCTAAGAACTACGGACTCATCGACCGAGTTTTAGAAAGTGTCAAAGATCTACCTGTTCCGATCCCTGCGGCTGTTTAATTGGGGATTGGTGACTGGGGATTGGTGACTGGGGATTGGTGACTGGCAAAAACCATCTTCATCCCTCCTGAATCCTGTACAGACGCGATATATCGCATCTTTACGAATGACTCCTGACTTCATTTGGTGATCTCTATGGCTTTTGGTCAACCCCTTCGTGTTCCTTACAATGTTCCAGGTAGTCCTTATTGGCAGTGGATCAGCATCTACACGCGCCTTAGCGAAGAACGGATTATTT harbors:
- a CDS encoding ATP-dependent Clp protease proteolytic subunit; its protein translation is MRTPIQAAQSQYYGDTYYRTPPPDLASLLLKERIVYLGLPLVSSDDLKRQLGVDVTKLIISQLLYLQFDDPEKPIYFYINSTGTSWYSGEAIGFETEAFAICDTMNYIKPPVHTICIGQAMGTAAMILSGGAKGCRASLPHATIVLNQPISGMGRSQATDIQIRAKEVLANKAAIMEIFSKNTGQPVAKIAKDTDRTFYMTPEEAKNYGLIDRVLESVKDLPVPIPAAV